One Aegilops tauschii subsp. strangulata cultivar AL8/78 chromosome 7, Aet v6.0, whole genome shotgun sequence genomic window carries:
- the LOC109786646 gene encoding hydrophobic protein RCI2A: MSSGGCSTCLETVFAAVLPPLGVFFRYGWCSPEFFISLPLTLLGYVPGIIYSLYVILKAPPELPSIDGDRPYYILA; the protein is encoded by the exons ATGAGCTCCGGCGGCTGTTCGACGTGCCTGGAGACCGTCTTCGCCGCCGTCCTCCCGCCGCTCGGCGTCTTCTTCCGGTACGGCTGGTGCAGC CCGGAGTTCTTCATCTCGCTGCCGCTGACGTTGCTCGGCTACGTCCCCGGCATCATCTACTCCCTCTATGTCATCCTGAAGGCGCCGCCGGAGCTGCCGAGCATCGACGGCGACCGCCCCTACTACATCCTCGCCTGA